The proteins below are encoded in one region of Drosophila santomea strain STO CAGO 1482 chromosome 2R, Prin_Dsan_1.1, whole genome shotgun sequence:
- the LOC120444757 gene encoding ubiquitin-conjugating enzyme E2-18 kDa → MTAPRRLRKELSDLQDNTLKAFRDIKADDDNLLRWTGLIVPDNPPYNKGAFRIEINFPAEYPFKPPKINFKTRIYHPNIDEKGQVCLPIISTENWKPATRTDQVVQALVDLINDPEPEHPLRAELAEEFLKDRKKFVKNAEDYTKKHSEKRPAD, encoded by the coding sequence ATGACTGCGCCGCGACGCCTGCGAAAAGAATTGAGCGATTTGCAGGACAACACACTGAAGGCCTTCCGGGACATCAAGGCGGACGATGACAACCTGCTGCGCTGGACGGGATTGATTGTGCCGGACAATCCGCCGTACAACAAGGGCGCCTTCCGCATCGAGATCAACTTTCCGGCGGAGTATCCCTTCAAGCCGCCCAAGATCAACTTCAAGACACGCATCTACCATCCGAACATCGACGAGAAGGGCCAGGTCTGTCTGCCCATCATCAGCACTGAGAACTGGAAACCGGCCACACGCACTGACCAGGTCGTCCAGGCACTGGTGGACCTAATCAACGACCCTGAGCCGGAGCATCCGCTGCGGGCGGAGTTGGCAGAGGAATTTCTCAAGGACCGCAAGAAGTTCGTAAAAAACGCCGAGGACTACACCAAGAAGCACAGCGAAAAACGTCCGGCCGACTAG
- the LOC120445631 gene encoding regulator of G-protein signaling 17 isoform X2 codes for MSCTVSELPSGCRLRGMTASSQQSAANNSGNNGNGNGNGNGGGGGVGVGGGGGSLGGVSPTVGGSVGILGSTSNVLQDSNATTLQRPQSQKPCCFCWCCCCSCSCLAIKNADENAPTKRDLVNAEFLDGEQPTLEEIRSWGKSFDKLMKSTAGRKVFQNFLRSEFSEENILFWLACEDLKTENSPELVEEKARLIYEDYISILSPREVSLDSRVREIVNRNMIEPTTHTFDEAQIQIYTLMHRDSYPRFLNSQKFKTLAQLQDNSNAGSKADSPT; via the exons ATGTCCTGCACCGTTTCGGAGCTGCCCAGTGGCTGTCGATTGCGCGGCATGACTGCATCCTCACAGCAAAGTGCCGCCAACAATAGTGGCAACAATGGGaacggcaatggcaacggGAACGGAGGCGGCGGGGGCGTGGGCGTCGGCGGAGGTGGCGGCAGCCTGGGCGGAGTATCGCCCACCGTGGGCGGCAGCGTGGGTATCCTAGGCTCCACGTCCAACGTGCTGCAGGATTCAAATGCGACCACGTTGCAGCGTCCGCAGTCGCAGAAGCCGTGCTGCttctgctggtgctgctgctgctcctgctcctg TCTGGCCATCAAGAATGCCGATGAAAATGCCCCCACGAAGCGAGATCTGGTAAATGCCGAATTCTTGGATGGCGAGCA ACCCACACTGGAGGAAATCCGCAGCTGGGGCAAAAGCTTCGACAAGCTGATGAAGAGCACAG CTGGTCGAAAGGTGTTCCAGAACTTCCTGCGCAGCGAATTCAGTGAGGAGAACATCCTGTTCTGGCTGGCCTGCGAGGACCTCAAGACGGAGAACAGCCCAGAGCTGGTGGAGGAGAAGGCGCGCCTCATCTACGAGGACTACATCTCGATCCTGTCGCCCAGGGAGGTGTCACTGGACTCTCGAGTCCGCGAGATCGTCAACCGGAACATGATCGAGCCCACGACGCACACCTTCGACGAAGCTCAAATCCAGATCTACACACTGATGCACAGAGACTCATATCCGAG ATTCCTAAACTCTCAAAAGTTCAAGACACTAGCTCAACTGCAAGACAACTCGAATGCCGGTTCCAAGGCGGATAGTCCCACTTAG
- the LOC120444756 gene encoding cap-specific mRNA (nucleoside-2'-O-)-methyltransferase 2 — protein MSFRSSAQGKPHPMTDYQSIRPSELEQLFEKKFHYQKPKGNTSWQLPPPDQGLFSEFYQFEALQSLREQLNAVKSKLNDYGVQEWSAHTNRRDPSGEVSWRLKNDTKAEFVTVAWCKLFECLHRYPLVTKPTVNSLHLCEAPGAFIASLNHYLHSKYHKDEIKWRWRSTTLNPYYEGNALNQMISDDRFIFHTLDNWLFHKDLTGNLLDVANIDHLVKRCEEEFQGQVDLVTADGSIDCAAQPDCQEEIVVRLFFAEVLSALRVLSSGGSFLVKMFTLFEACSVSLLYTLNCIFEEVHIFKPATSKRGNSEVYVICLNYQKDHPGLPRLLEEIKGKLAQPNDTLVMPLFARSQIPQDFLMQHEIACRLYMKLQTDAIEGSIYAYESNDRHYLRHLHHLRGLVSNNYYSLYDVKPLEDSLCIVDKEATSKALGFTVPVYGGSYTERETLKHGDLLKQIYCLRREFNQLEKCLNTRTQYSYAKNRASPLNLHVSGGAPVQSLQSSMFASEPILLLRLRILDTFDLDPVWQSAPKCQLECKTLSYVPPTEGEAFHTAQQRFFIDLLEAVKEMKPESIVFQKFLFLTHYAASLLLFLIETVYQDCSFSNQSHALTLSKLKDSDNKALEQVLELLKDERAGAIHSLLDIKELQKNQFSNTLIQHNNSVLLTCFRGMLGEESFPMPPMATTSNADVSALQESPAVF, from the exons ATGAGCTTTCGTTCGTCTGCGCAAGGAAAACCACATCCCATG ACGGACTATCAGTCCATCAGGCCCTCCGAACTGGAGCAGCTCTTCGAAAAAAAGTTCCACTATCAGAAGCCCAAAGGTAACACATCCTGGCAGTTGCCGCCACCGGATCAGGGTCTTTTCAGCGAGTTCTACCAGTTCGAGGCGCTGCAGTCGCTGCGGGAGCAGCTGAATGCGGTTAAAAGCAAACTGAACGACTATGGAGTGCAGGAATGGAGTGCTCACACCAACAGGCGGGATCCTTCTGGCGAGGTGTCCTGGCGCCTGAAGAACGACACCAAAGCGGAGTTCGTAACTGTGGCCTGGTGCAAGCTGTTCGAGTGCCTGCATCGTTATCCATTGGTCACGAAGCCAACGGTCAACAGTCTGCATCTTTGCGAGGCACCCGGTGCCTTCATTGCATCTCTGAACCACTACCTACATAGCAAATATCATAAGGATGAG ATTAAATGGCGCTGGCGCTCAACCACATTGAATCCCTACTATGAAGGCAATGCTCTAAACCAGATGATCAGCGATGACAGGTTCATCTTTCACACGCTGGACAACTGGCTTTTCCACAAAGATCTCACTGGCAATCTGCTAGATGTGGCCAATATTGACCACCTGGTGAAGCGTTGTGAGGAGGAGTTTCAGGGACAGGTGGATCTTGTCACTGCCGATGGTTCCATCGATTGTGCCGCACAGCCTGATTGCCAGGAAGAGATAGTGGTTCGCCTCTTCTTTGCAGAAGTACTCAGTGCCTTGAGAGTTCTCTCAAGTGGGGGTAGCTTCCTGGTGAAGATGTTTACCCTCTTCGAGGCCTGCAGTGTATCGCTACTTTACACACTCAACTGCATCTTTGAGGAGGTGCACATCTTTAAGCCGGCTACTTCCAAACGGGGAAATTCGGAAGTGTATGTAATCTGCCTGAACTATCAGAAGGACCACCCCGGCTTGCCTCGTTTGCTAGAGGAGATAAAGGGCAAGCTTGCTCAGCCGAATGACACATTGGTGATGCCGTTGTTTGCCAGGTCCCAAATCCCCCAGGACTTTCTCATGCAGCACGAGATTGCCTGCCGTCTCTACATGAAGCTGCAAACGGATGCCATCGAGGGAAGCATCTATGCCTACGAGTCCAATGATCGTCATTATCTAAGACACCTACATCATCTGCGCGGCCTCGTCTCAAACAACTACTACAGTCTCTACGATGTGAAGCCATTGGAGGATAGCCTCTGCATTGTGGACAAGGAGGCCACCAGTAAGGCTCTGGGATTCACAGTGCCTGTCTATGGCGGATCCTACACAGAAAGGGAGACCTTGAAACACGGTGACCTCCTCAAGCAGATTTACTGTTTGCGCCGCGAATTTAACCAACTGGAGAAGTGTCTTAACACTAGAACACAGTACTCATACGCAAAGAACAGAGCGTCACCCTTGAATCTACACGTTTCAGGTGGAGCACCTGTTCAGAGCCTTCAAAGCAGCATGTTTGCCTCGGAACCAATACTCCTACTGCGCCTTCGCATCCTGGACACATTTGATCTCGACCCAGTTTGGCAGTCAGCGCCAAAGTGCCAGTTGGAATGCAAGACACTGAGCTACGTGCCACCAACAGAAGGCGAGGCTTTCCACACCGCCCAGCAACGTTTTTTTATAGATCTTCTGGAAGCGGTAAAGGAAATGAAGCCAGAGAGCATTGTCTTCCAAAAGTTCCTGTTCCTCACTCACTATGCGGCGTCGCTGCTCCTGTTTCTCATAGAAACCGTTTATCAGGACTGTAGTTTTAGCAATCAATCGCACGCTCTTACGTTGAGTAAGTTGAAAGATTCGGATAACAAGGCATTGGAACAGGTGTTGGAACTCCTTAAGGATGAGCGGGCGGGTGCCATTCACAGCCTGCTGGACATTAAGGAGCTGCAGAAGAACCAGTTCAGCAACACCCTCATTCAGCACAACAACAGCGTGCTGCTGACCTGCTTCCGTGGCATGCTGGGCGAGGAATCCTTTCCCATGCCTCCCATGGCTACGACATCCAACGCGGATGTCTCTGCGCTCCAAGAGTCGCCAGCTGTGTTTTAA
- the LOC120447219 gene encoding anaphase-promoting complex subunit 13: MDSQAPIDDLLLDIVDNAWRMEVLPFDQVLVPREKLPDPEADGGDSHLTVSEQEQKWTDLALGSLAPDAALIDQLNITSI, from the exons ATGGACAGCCAG GCACCGATTGATGATCTGCTGCTGGACATTGTAGACAATGCTTGGCGCATGGAAGTTCTACCCTTCGACCAGGTTCTAGTGCCACGCGAAAAGCTACCCGATCCAGAGGCGGACGGCGGTGACTCACACCTGACGGTCAGCGAGCAG GAGCAAAAGTGGACTGATCTGGCGTTGGGCTCGCTGGCACCGGACGCAGCCCTCATCGATCAACTCAACATCACCTCTATCTAA
- the LOC120444754 gene encoding ribosome biogenesis protein BOP1 homolog, producing MTKKLALKRKGKDAEPTNEVVASSEASENEEEEEDLLQAVKDPGEDSTDDEGIDQEYHSDSSEELQFESDEEGNYLGRKQSSSAEEDEESSDEDDDEEEGSSDEEGVEDKDKDTKSKQSDDKPSSSGAASKKAPTTELSKRDTSKPEYQDSDTSDEEDIRNTVGNIPMHWYDEYKHIGYDWDAKKIIKPPQGDQIDEFLRKIEDPDFWRTVKDPLTGQDVRLTDEDIALIKRIVSGRIPNKDHEEYEPWIEWFTSEVEKMPIKNVPDHKRSFLPSVSEKKRVSRMVHALKMGWMKTTEEVEREKQAKRGPKFYMLWETDTSREHMRRIHDPVSAPKRDLPGHAESYNPPPEYLFDAKETKEWLKLKDEPHKRKLHFMPQKFRSLREVPAYSRYLRERFLRCLDLYLCPRAKRVKLNIDAEYLIPKLPSPRDLQPFPTVESMVYRGHTDLVRSVSVEPKGEYLVSGSDDKTVKIWEIATGRCIRTIETDEVVRCVAWCPNPKLSIIAVATGNRLLLVNPKVGDKVLVKKTDDLLAEAPSQDVIESERIKTAVQWSNAEADEQEKGVRVVITHFKPIRQVTWHGRGDYLATVMPEGANRSALIHQLSKRRSQIPFSKSKGLIQFVLFHPVKPCFFVATQHNIRIYDLVKQELVKKLLTNSKWISGMSIHPKGDNLLVSTYDKKMLWFDLDLSTKPYQTMRLHRNAVRSVAFHLRYPLFASGSDDQAVIVSHGMVYNDLLQNPLIVPLKKLQTHEKRDEFGVLDVNWHPVQPWIFSTGADSTIRLYT from the exons ATGACCAAAAAACTAGCTCTAAAACGCAAGGGAAAGGATGCGGAGCCCACAAATGAAGTGGTGGCCAGTTCCGAGGCTTCCGAaaatgaggaggaggaggag GACCTGCTCCAAGCTGTAAAAGATCCCGGCGAAGATTCAACAGATGACGAGGGCATAGATCAGGAGTACCACTCCGATTCCAGCGAGGAACTGCAGTTCGAAAGCGACGAGGAGGGAAACTACTTGGGCAGAAAGCAATCCTCATCAGCTGAAGAAGATGAAGAAAGTAGCGATGAAgacgatgatgaggaggaggGAAGCAGTGATGAAGAGGGAGTGGAAGATAAGGATAAGGATACCAAGTCAAAGCAATCAGACGATAAGCCCAGCAGCAGCGGTGCCGCGTCTAAGAAAGCCCCCACAACGGAGCTGTCGAAAAGGGATACCTCCAAGCCTGAGTATCAGGATTCAGATACCTCTGACGAGGAGGACATAAGAAATACTGTGGGCAACATACCCATGCACTGGTACGACGAATACAAACACATCGGCTACGACTGGGATGCCAAGAAGATCATTAAACCACCACAAGGCGATCAAATAGATGAGTTCCTGCGCAAGATCGAGGATCCGGACTTTTGGCGTACCGTCAAGGATCCACTTACCGGTCAGGATGTGCGCCTAACGGACGAGGATATTGCTCTGATCAAGCGCATCGTTTCGGGTCGCATCCCCAACAAGGATCACGAAGAGTACGAGCCCTGGATCGAATGGTTCACCTCGGAGGTGGAAAAGATGCCCATCAAGAACGTACCCGACCACAAGCGCTCTTTCCTGCCCTCAGTTTCCGAAAAGAAGCGCGTCTCTCGCATGGTGCACGCTCTCAAAATGGGCTGGATGAAGACCACTGAGGAAGTGGAACGCGAGAAGCAAGCCAAGCGGGGTCCCAAGTTCTACATGCTGTGGGAAACGGACACTAGTCGGGAGCACATGCGCCGCATCCACGATCCAGTCTCTGCGCCCAAACGTGACCTTCCCGGTCATGCCGAGTCCTACAATCCTCCGCCAGAGTACCTTTTCGATGCCAAGGAGACCAAGGAGTGGCTTAAGCTTAAGGAcgagccacacaagcgcaagctGCACTTCATGCCACAGAAGTTCAGGTCGCTGAGAGAGGTGCCAGCCTACTCCAGATACCTTCGAGAGCGCTTCCTTCGTTGCTTGGATCTGTACCTGTGTCCCCGTGCCAAGCGTGTCAAGCTGAACATCGATGCCGAGTACCTTATCCCCAAGTTGCCCTCGCCGCGTGACCTGCAGCCCTTCCCAACGGTGGAAAGTATGGTTTACCGCGGCCACACCGATCTGGTGCGGTCTGTTAGTGTGGAGCCCAAGGGAGAGTACCTCGTCTCCGGTTCGGATGATAAAACCGTCAAGA TTTGGGAAATTGCAACGGGTCGTTGCATTCGGACAATCGAGACAGACGAAGTGGTGCGCTGCGTGGCTTGGTGCCCTAATCCCAAGTTGTCCATTATTGCAGTGGCCACCGGCAATCGCCTGCTTCTCGTCAATCCTAAAGTGGGCGACAAGGTGCTGGTGAAGAAGACCGACGATCTTTTGGCTGAGGCGCCCAGCCAGGATGTCATTGAAAGTGAACGCATCAAGACGGCGGTGCAGTGGTCCAATGCGGAAGCTGATGAGCAGGAGAAGGGCGTCCGCGTAGTGATTACCCACTTCAAACCCATCCGACAGGTCACCTGGCACGGACGTGGTGACTACTTGGCCACAGTGATGCCCGAAGGTGCTAACCGCTCGGCTTTAATTCATCAGTTGTCCAAGCGGCGCTCACAGATTCCATTCTCTAAGAGCAAGGGTCTCATCCAATTCGTGCTCTTCCATCCGGTGAAGCCCTGCTTCTTTGTGGCG ACGCAACACAACATTCGCATTTATGATCTGGTCAAACAAGAGCTTGTCAAGAAGCTGCTGACCAACTCCAAATGGATATCGGGGATGTCTATTCATCCCAAGGGCGACAATCTGCTGGTGTCCACCTATGACAAAAAGATGCTCTGGTTTGATTTGGACCTGTCCACCAAGCCCTACCAGACCATGCGACTCCATCGCAATGCTGTTCGTAGTGTGGCTTTCCATCTCCGGTATCCGCTCTTTGCTTCTGGCAGCGATGACCAGGCTGTGATCGTCTCCCACGGCATGGTCTATAA TGACCTGCTGCAGAACCCCTTGATTGTGCCGCTCAAGAAGCTGCAAACACACGAGAAGCGTGATGAGTTTGGCGTGCTGGATGTCAACTGGCATCCGGTGCAGCCATGGATCTTCTCCACGGGCGCTGACAGCACCATCCGACTATACACGTAA
- the LOC120445631 gene encoding regulator of G-protein signaling 17 isoform X1, translating into MSCTVSELPSGCRLRGMTASSQQSAANNSGNNGNGNGNGNGGGGGVGVGGGGGSLGGVSPTVGGSVGILGSTSNVLQDSNATTLQRPQSQKPCCFCWCCCCSCSWAKCLAIKNADENAPTKRDLVNAEFLDGEQPTLEEIRSWGKSFDKLMKSTAGRKVFQNFLRSEFSEENILFWLACEDLKTENSPELVEEKARLIYEDYISILSPREVSLDSRVREIVNRNMIEPTTHTFDEAQIQIYTLMHRDSYPRFLNSQKFKTLAQLQDNSNAGSKADSPT; encoded by the exons ATGTCCTGCACCGTTTCGGAGCTGCCCAGTGGCTGTCGATTGCGCGGCATGACTGCATCCTCACAGCAAAGTGCCGCCAACAATAGTGGCAACAATGGGaacggcaatggcaacggGAACGGAGGCGGCGGGGGCGTGGGCGTCGGCGGAGGTGGCGGCAGCCTGGGCGGAGTATCGCCCACCGTGGGCGGCAGCGTGGGTATCCTAGGCTCCACGTCCAACGTGCTGCAGGATTCAAATGCGACCACGTTGCAGCGTCCGCAGTCGCAGAAGCCGTGCTGCttctgctggtgctgctgctgctcctgctcctg GGCCAAATG TCTGGCCATCAAGAATGCCGATGAAAATGCCCCCACGAAGCGAGATCTGGTAAATGCCGAATTCTTGGATGGCGAGCA ACCCACACTGGAGGAAATCCGCAGCTGGGGCAAAAGCTTCGACAAGCTGATGAAGAGCACAG CTGGTCGAAAGGTGTTCCAGAACTTCCTGCGCAGCGAATTCAGTGAGGAGAACATCCTGTTCTGGCTGGCCTGCGAGGACCTCAAGACGGAGAACAGCCCAGAGCTGGTGGAGGAGAAGGCGCGCCTCATCTACGAGGACTACATCTCGATCCTGTCGCCCAGGGAGGTGTCACTGGACTCTCGAGTCCGCGAGATCGTCAACCGGAACATGATCGAGCCCACGACGCACACCTTCGACGAAGCTCAAATCCAGATCTACACACTGATGCACAGAGACTCATATCCGAG ATTCCTAAACTCTCAAAAGTTCAAGACACTAGCTCAACTGCAAGACAACTCGAATGCCGGTTCCAAGGCGGATAGTCCCACTTAG